A single genomic interval of Lathyrus oleraceus cultivar Zhongwan6 chromosome 7, CAAS_Psat_ZW6_1.0, whole genome shotgun sequence harbors:
- the LOC127104419 gene encoding uncharacterized protein LOC127104419, with protein MGGSKTSSTSEVGNGLPRCGCNETMKLLVSKSIENPGRKFWKCRNNMNGCGLFLWDDLVSEFAVKETNPSGCRQCEVNKAYLIEFAKEIVEEIDCRVGKLNKLEKLKKKIAMEKRKNLWLMFVIGLSWMLIAAMVKLV; from the exons ATGGGTGGCAGCAAGACATCTTCCACGAGTGAAGTTGGAAACGGCTTACCAAGATGTGGATGCAATGAAACCATGAAGTTGTTGGTCTCCAAGTCAATTGAAAACCCCGGTCGCAAATTTTGGAAATGCAGGAATAATATG AATGGGTGCGGTTTATTTTTGTGGGATGATTTGGTCAGTGAGTTTGCAGTGAAAGAAACCAATCCGTCCGGATGCCGCCAATGTGAAGTCAACAAGGcttatttgattgaatttgcTAAAGAGATTGTTGAGGAGATAGATTGCAGAGTCGGAAAGCTTAACAAGTTAGAAAAACTGAAGAAAAAGATTGCAATGGAAAAGAGGAAAAATTTATGGTTAATGTTTGTAATTGGTCTGTCATGGATGTTGATAGCAGCAATGGTTAAGTTAGTCTAA